GCCGATCACGCCGATCCGGCCGGTGTGGGTGGCGGCGACCGCCCGCCGCACGGCCGGCAGCACGACCTCGACGACCGGCACGTCGTAGCGCTCGCGTGCATCCCGCAGGCACGCCGCCGAGGCCGTGTTGCAGGCGATGACGAGGGCCTTCACCCCGCCATCGACGAGATCGTCCAGCGCTTTCAGCGCGAGTTCGCGCGCCCGCGCGATGGGCAGCGGGCCGTACGGGTTGTGCGCCGTGTCACCCACGTAGCGCAGCTGCTCGGACGGCAGCTGGTCGAGGATCGCGCGGGCGACCGTGAGGCCCCCGACGCCGGAATCGAACACACCGATCGGGGCCTCGCGATTGCTCACGGGTTCGAGGGTACCGTCCGCCGCCGTCCCGCCCGGGCGCCGAACCAGGCGGCGAGGATGCCGCCGAGCGCACCGAAGGCGTGCGCCTGCCAGGACACGCCCGGATGCCCGGGCAGCACGCCCCACAGCATCCCGCCCCAGCCGATCAGCAGCACTGCGGCCACCACGATCTGCGCGAACGCCCGGTTGAACAGGCCGCGGACCAGCAGGTACGCCAGCCACCCGAAGGCCAGTCCGGACGCGCCGATGGTGACCGTGCCCGGCTCCGCGGTCAGCCACACCCCCAGCCCGCTGACCAGCCAGATCGTCGCGGTCACCAGCACCCAGCGGACGAGGCCGGCCGCCATCGCGAGGAACGCGAACACGACCACCGGCACCGTGTTCGCCAGCAGGTGCGGCCAGCCGGCGTGCAGCAGCGGCGCCCACACCACACCGTCGAGCCCGCCCAGCGTGCGCGGCACGATGCCCTCGGCGTCGAGCCGGTGGTGCACGATCGTGTCCACGGCCTCGGCCAGGTACAGCAGCGCGGTGAACACCAGCACGACGAGCGCGGCGGTCTTCGGCTTCGCGGGCAGGACGCGGTTCGCCTGGTCGTTCCGGGGCGCGGGCAACGTGCTCATGCCCTCCACGGTACGAGCGGCACGGCCCGGTGGGATCGGGAGAAAACCCTGAGCCGCCGGGTGCGGATGCACTGCGCGCCGGGCCGGCGCCCCGCGGGCACAACCCCCTGGAACACGACGGCGCCCCGCTCCCGCACCGGGGAGAGGGGCGCCGTCCAGATCCGGTCAGGCCCAGAGCTGGCCGTCGAGCCGCTCGGCAGCCTCGTCCAGGGTGCCGCTGTAGGCGCCGGTGGACAGGTACTTCCACCCGGCGTCGGCGACGATGAACGCGATGTCGGCCTTCTCGCCCTTCGCCGCCGCCTTCTCGGCCACGCCGAGCGCGGCGTGCAGGACCGCGCCGGTGGAGATCCCGGCGAAGATGCCTTCGTGCTCCAGCAGCTCCCGCGTGCGGCGCAGCGCGTCGTAGGCGCCCACCGAGTAGCGGCCGTTGAGCACGTCCGGGTCGTACAGCTCCGGCACGAATCCCTCGTCCAGGTTGCGCAGCCCGTACACCAGTTCCCCGTAGCGGGGCTCGGCGGCGATGATCTGCACGTGCGGCTTCTGCTCGTGCAGGTACCGGCCCACGCCGACCAGCGTGCCCGTGGTGCCCAGGCCGCCGACGAAGTGCGTGATGGTCGGCAGGTCCTTGAGCAGCTCCGGGCCGGTCGTCCGGTAGTGCGCGTCCGGGTTGGCCGGGTTGCCGTACTGGTAGAGCATCACCCAGTCCGGGTTCTTCTCCGCCAGCTCCTTGGCGCGCCGCACGGCCTCGTTGGACCCGCCCGCGGCGGGTGAGAACACGATCCGGGCGCCGTAGGCCTGCAACAGCTGCTTGCGTTCGGCGGAGGTGTTCTCCGGCATCACGCACACCAGGCCGTAACCCTTGAGCTTCGCCGCCATGGCCAGCGAAATGCCGGTGTTGCCCGAGGTCGGCTCGAGGATCGTCGATCCCCGGCGCAGCCTGCCGTCGCGCTCGGCGGCCTCGATCATCGCCAGCGCGGGGCGGTCCTTGATCGAGCCGGTCGGGTTGCGGTCCTCCAGCTTGGCCCACAGCCGCACGTCGTGCGTCGGGGACAGCCTCGGCAACCCCACCAGCGGCGTGCCGCCGAGGGCTTCCAGCAGCGATTCGTACCGGGCCATGCCTAGCGGGCGCCGCCGGCGACCGCGGGCAGGATGGTCACGGTGTCGCCGTCCTTGACTTCGGCGTCCAGGCCGCCGGCGAAGCGCACGTCCTCGTCGTTGACGTAGACGTTCACGAAGCGGTGCAGCTTGTCCTCCTTGACCAGACGGCCCTTGATGCCGCTGTGCCGGGCCTCGATGTCGTCGATGACCTCGGCGACGGTCTTGCCGGACGCCTCGACCGACTTCTGACCACCCGTGTGCGTACGCAGGATGGTGGGGATGGACACGGTCACGGCCATGGGTAACTACCTCCGCTTGGGTTTCTTCCAGCTCTGACGTCCGGCTGCCCGGCGTTATTCCGTGAGATCGGCGATCTCCACCGGCTCCTCGGTGACGACACCGTCCACGATGCGGTACGACCGGAACTCGTGGGTCTCCGGGTCGCGGGTCGAGACCAGCACGTAGTGCGCGTCGGGCTCGGAGGCGTAGGACACGTCGGTGCGTGACGGGTAGGCCTCGGTCGCGGTGTGCGAGTGGTAGATGACGACCGGGACCTCGTCGTTCGCGTCCATCTCGCGGTAGAGCTTGAGCAGGTCGCCGGAGTCGAACTCGTAGAACGTCGGCGAACGCGCCGCGTTGAGCATCGGGATGAACCGCTCGGGGCGGTCGGAGCCGACGGGACCGGCGATCACCCCGCACGCTTCGTCCGGGTGGTCCCGGCGGGCGTGCGCGACGATCTCGTCGACGAGTTCACGGCGGATCCGAAGCACGCCGGTCATCTTACGTGCCGGACTCCAGGGGTTCACAGAGTGAGAGTGCGCACGCCAGCGCCACGGCGTCCTGCGCGTGCGACAGCCACTCGAGCGTGACGTCCCTGGCGCTGAGCGGGAAGCGTGCCCAGGCGCGCCCGTCCCGCCACCGGGGTTTGCGCAGGTAGAGCGTCTGGGCGTGGCCGAAGGTGATCATCCAGGCCCGCTGCCAGGCCGGATCGAGGGTGACCGCCGTCGCACCCGTCCATCCGCGCACCACCGCCCGGACCGCGGCCGTCACGCTCTGCCGCATCGCCGCACCGTGCCGCTCCCGGAACTCCCGGGCCTCGCGGATCAGCAGGTGAGCGTCGGGGAACAGATCCTCGTCCCGCAACGGGCGGCGGCCGTGCCGGCCGGTCTCCAGGGCGGTCAGCAGTTCACCGGCGATCGCGTGGAGGCACTCCCCGACGTTCGGCGACATCTCGACCAGGACCCGCCGGTCCGGCAGCGGGTGCGCGTCCAGGAAGTCCACGTCACCCGCCCTGCAACGTGGCGTGCAACCCGAGCACCTGCAGCTCGGCGACCAGCGCCTCGGCCTGCTCGCGAGAGGCGAACCGGGTGAGCTCCGCGGCGCCCCGGTGGTCCACCACGTGGGCGAACTCCAGAGCCCTCGCCGCGGAGAGCCCGAGCACGGCGTGCACCGCGCAGACCACTGTCTGGTAGGAGTTCACGTGGTCGTTGTGGACGACCACCAGCCACGCCCGCACACCCTTCACGGGCTCATGATCGCGGCCCGGCCGCCGCCGTTACGCGAACGCCTCCGGCCACACGTCCCGGTACGCCGGTACCCCGGCCACCCCCTCCGCACGCACCAACCCGTGCACACAGGCCCGCGCGAAGACCCGCGCCGCGGCGGTGCACAGTTCGTCCAGCGCTGCCGCCCGGGTCGTCACCCCGAACGGCCCCGCGGCCGCGGGCAGCTCCCGGGCGCCGGTGGCCAGCGCGAACACGGTGTCGCCGTCGAACATCGAGTGCGCCGGCCGCACCGCCCGCGCCAGGCCGTCCTGCGCCGCCACCGCCAGCCTGCGGGCCTCGGCCTTCGACACGTCCGCGTCGACCGCGACCACGCCGATCGTGGTGTTCAGGTCCGTCTCCCGCCGGGGCACCGAGGCGGCGCGCTCCGGCCACCGCACGCCGAACTCGCCCGCGACCTCGTGATCCGCCGCGAACGGCCGCCCGTTCTCGAACGACACCGCCTCACCCCGCGCGTTGACGACCGCCAGCGCACCGACCACGAACTCACCCACGCGCTCGCTCGCCGTGCCGATGCCGCCCTTGAGCGACCCCACGGCCGCCCCCGCCCCGGCACCGACCGAACCCTGTCCGACGGCGACCCCCGCGGCCTCGCACGCGGCGTACCCGAACGACGAGTCCGGCCGGTTGCCCCAGTCCCCGCGCGGCAGGTCGAAGATCACCGCGGCGGGCACGATCGGCACCACCTCGTGCGGCTCCGCGCCGACGGCGAACCCGCGATCCCGCTCCGCGAGCCAGCGCATCACGCCGTCGGCGGCGGCGAGGCCGTAGGCGCTGCCACCGGACAGGCAGATCGCGTCGACGTGCCGGACCAGGTTCTCCGGCTCCAGCAGGTTCGTCTCCCGGGTACCGGGCGCGCCACCGCGCTGGTCGACCGCCCCCGTGGTGCCCGGCGGTGCGAGCACCACCGTGGTCCCGGTGGCCCAGCCCGCACCGATCCGGTGGTGATGCCCGACGAGCACCCCCGGCACGTCCGTGATCACGCCCGGATCACCCGGTCAGCGCCTGGACGAGGCTTTCCTGCACCCACGTCAGCCAGTGGTAGACGCCCAGGTGCGGCGCCCG
The sequence above is a segment of the Amycolatopsis viridis genome. Coding sequences within it:
- a CDS encoding rhomboid family intramembrane serine protease, whose amino-acid sequence is MSTLPAPRNDQANRVLPAKPKTAALVVLVFTALLYLAEAVDTIVHHRLDAEGIVPRTLGGLDGVVWAPLLHAGWPHLLANTVPVVVFAFLAMAAGLVRWVLVTATIWLVSGLGVWLTAEPGTVTIGASGLAFGWLAYLLVRGLFNRAFAQIVVAAVLLIGWGGMLWGVLPGHPGVSWQAHAFGALGGILAAWFGARAGRRRTVPSNP
- a CDS encoding PLP-dependent cysteine synthase family protein; translation: MARYESLLEALGGTPLVGLPRLSPTHDVRLWAKLEDRNPTGSIKDRPALAMIEAAERDGRLRRGSTILEPTSGNTGISLAMAAKLKGYGLVCVMPENTSAERKQLLQAYGARIVFSPAAGGSNEAVRRAKELAEKNPDWVMLYQYGNPANPDAHYRTTGPELLKDLPTITHFVGGLGTTGTLVGVGRYLHEQKPHVQIIAAEPRYGELVYGLRNLDEGFVPELYDPDVLNGRYSVGAYDALRRTRELLEHEGIFAGISTGAVLHAALGVAEKAAAKGEKADIAFIVADAGWKYLSTGAYSGTLDEAAERLDGQLWA
- a CDS encoding MoaD/ThiS family protein, whose translation is MAVTVSIPTILRTHTGGQKSVEASGKTVAEVIDDIEARHSGIKGRLVKEDKLHRFVNVYVNDEDVRFAGGLDAEVKDGDTVTILPAVAGGAR
- a CDS encoding M67 family metallopeptidase, which encodes MTGVLRIRRELVDEIVAHARRDHPDEACGVIAGPVGSDRPERFIPMLNAARSPTFYEFDSGDLLKLYREMDANDEVPVVIYHSHTATEAYPSRTDVSYASEPDAHYVLVSTRDPETHEFRSYRIVDGVVTEEPVEIADLTE
- a CDS encoding DUF2017 family protein is translated as MDFLDAHPLPDRRVLVEMSPNVGECLHAIAGELLTALETGRHGRRPLRDEDLFPDAHLLIREAREFRERHGAAMRQSVTAAVRAVVRGWTGATAVTLDPAWQRAWMITFGHAQTLYLRKPRWRDGRAWARFPLSARDVTLEWLSHAQDAVALACALSLCEPLESGT
- a CDS encoding ATP-dependent Clp protease adaptor ClpS; the protein is MKGVRAWLVVVHNDHVNSYQTVVCAVHAVLGLSAARALEFAHVVDHRGAAELTRFASREQAEALVAELQVLGLHATLQGG
- a CDS encoding P1 family peptidase; translation: MITDVPGVLVGHHHRIGAGWATGTTVVLAPPGTTGAVDQRGGAPGTRETNLLEPENLVRHVDAICLSGGSAYGLAAADGVMRWLAERDRGFAVGAEPHEVVPIVPAAVIFDLPRGDWGNRPDSSFGYAACEAAGVAVGQGSVGAGAGAAVGSLKGGIGTASERVGEFVVGALAVVNARGEAVSFENGRPFAADHEVAGEFGVRWPERAASVPRRETDLNTTIGVVAVDADVSKAEARRLAVAAQDGLARAVRPAHSMFDGDTVFALATGARELPAAAGPFGVTTRAAALDELCTAAARVFARACVHGLVRAEGVAGVPAYRDVWPEAFA